From one Dermacentor andersoni chromosome 1, qqDerAnde1_hic_scaffold, whole genome shotgun sequence genomic stretch:
- the LOC126547646 gene encoding uncharacterized protein: MKPLCVVVLLALCAIASAKKEKVEGRGALLGAGAGGCCPCTGGLGVGGVGLGTGLGGGSSYNSGSYSSGSGYGSGVGAGAGLASGAGLASGAGLASGAGLSSGAGLASGAGLASGAGLSSGSGLASGAGLASGAGLASGAGLASGAGLASGAGLAKGAGLASGAGLGAGAAGAGLGVGGVGVGAGVPLASPGVGVGVGGVGLGGGLGGGLGGGFGSSSGYSGFKQGSGFNNQAGANKAGQGSFAYNVGGSDSNKYGHSSTYGDSKSFGKSASEGFNRASGQGSHGSSFNKAAAGSGAQSSSSGSKVVSG, from the exons ATGAAGCCGCTG TGCGTTGTCGTCTTGCTGGCGCTGTGCGCCATCGCCTCTGCCAAGAAGGAGAAGGTCGAGGGCCGTGGGGCCCTACTCGGAGCTGGAGCGGGCGGCTGCTGCCCCTGCACTGGTGGCCTTGGAGTCGGTGGCGTGGGCCTAGGCACCGGCCTCGGTGGAGGCAGCAGCTACAACAGCGGTAGCTACAGCTCTGGCTCGGGCTATGGCTCTGGTGTTGGCGCGGGTGCAGGATTGGCCTCAGGTGCTGGACTTGCCTCGGGCGCTGGACTTGCCTCAGGTGCTGGACTTTCCTCCGGTGCTGGACTTGCTTCGGGTGCAGGCCTTGCTTCTGGTGCCGGACTTTCCTCAGGTTCTGGACTTGCCTCGGGTGCCGGACTTGCCTCAGGTGCCGGACTTGCCTCAGGTGCCGGACTTGCCTCAGGTGCCGGACTTGCCTCAGGTGCCGGACTTGCCAAAGGTGCCGGACTTGCCTCAGGCGCCGGACTCGGTGCTGGGGCTGCCGGTGCTGGCCTCGGAGTAGGAGGAGTCGGCGTTGGAGCTGGCGTCCCTCTGGCCAGCCCCGGAGTAGGGGTTGGCGTTGGCGGAGTTGGTCTTGGAGGTGGCCTTGGTGGTGGCCTTGGAGGTGGTTTCGGATCATCCTCGGGCTACTCGGGCTTCAAGCAGGGCTCTGGATTCAACAACCAGGCAGGAGCAAACAAGGCCGGTCAGGGAAGCTTCGCCTACAACGTCGGCGGCTCGGATAGCAACAAGTACGGCCACAGTTCCACGTACGGAGACTCCAAGAGCTTCGGCAAGAGCGCAAGCGAGGGCTTCAACCGCGCCTCGGGCCAAGGAAGCCATGGTAGCTCGTTCAACAAGGCCGCCGCGGGATCCGGAGCCCAGAGCTCCAGCTCCGGCAGCAAGGTTGTTTCCGGTTAA